The following are encoded together in the Bombus huntii isolate Logan2020A unplaced genomic scaffold, iyBomHunt1.1 ctg00000083.1, whole genome shotgun sequence genome:
- the LOC126876560 gene encoding omega-amidase NIT2-A-like, translated as MRLPLQCLFAGQTRRSVCDIIVPRSIVKNMTYEYFPKYAESIPDGETSVASSNAAKENNIYVVGGTMPEIEGDKLYNTCTIWGPDGTLIAKHRKVHLFDIDIPNKITFRESDSLSPGNSLTTFDVKGCKIGIGICYDIRFEEMARIYRNKGCQMLIYPAAFNMTTGPLHWSLLQRFRANDNQLYVACISPARVP; from the exons atgcgcttgccactacaatgtttgtttgccgggcagacgcgacggtccgtctgcgacattatagtgccgcgatcgatagttaagaatatgacctatg agtactttccaaaatacgccgagagtattcctgatggtgaaacgagcgttgcttcatcgaacgcagctaaagaaaacaacatctatgtagttggtggtacgatgcctgaaatagagggcgataaattgtacaatacctgtactatttggggtcccgatggaactttgatagcaaaacaccgaaag gtacatctattcgacatcgacattcctaataagattacttttcgagagagtgattcactcagtcctggtaactccctaacgacgttcgatgtgaagggctgcaaaataggtattggcatttgctatgatattagattcgaggaaatggcacgcatttatcggaacaaag gttgccaaatgctgatatatccagcggcattcaatatgaccactggaccactgcactggtcattacttcagcgtttcagagcgaatgataatcaattatacgttgcctgcatatcaccggctcgtgttccttaa